In the candidate division TA06 bacterium genome, TGGTAGAGGGATAGACGCCCAGCATCTTGGCGATGGCAAAGGTGGTAAAAGTTTTTTGTTTCATGGCTTTTATGCAAATTAAATTGTGCTTATTTTACTTATTATACTGATTTTACCCATTTTGTCAATAGTTTTCTGTATTTTTGTAAAAAAAGCCCCGCCTGACACTGAGCTGTCAGACGGAGCATAACAAAACGGCATTTTATAATTAGCCCAGCCGTTTACGACTGGGTAATTGGATAAAGAGTCCGCCAAAGACGGATCAAAGGCCGTTAACGGCCTTAAGAAAAAATTATTACCATTCATCATCTACCCAGGCCTGAAGGCCTGGGCTATTCATTACTGCTCTCTCAACTCCCGAACAGCGACACCACCCGGTTCTTGCCCGCCCTTTTGGCCTGGTACAAAGCGTCGTCGGCCCGTTTGATTATATCCTCCCCGCTGTTGTCCTGTTTTGAAGATTGGGTCAGGCCGATGCTGACCGAAGCCGTCTGGTCCTTGCCCTCGATGAATTTTTTCTGCTCCACCGCCGCCCTTATCCTTTGGGCTATGATCATGGCCTGGTCCTCCTTGGTGTCCGAGAAGATCACTATGAATTCGTCCCCACCGTAGCGCACGGCCAGATCGCTGGACCGGATCTCGTCCTTAAGTATCCGGGCCGCCCCGGTCAGCACCTGGTCTCCGCACAGATGCCCCAGGTTGTCATTGATGGGTTTAAAATTGTCTATGTCCATGATCATCAGAGAGAACATCCGGCCATGCCGCTTGAACAGCGCTACCTCCCGGTCCATCACCGTATCCAGGTAATGGCGGTTGTAAAGCCCGGTCAGGGGGTCGGTGATGGATTGCTGAAAGGTCTCGTCCAAACTGTATTTCAGCTCCTGCTGGGCCATGTGCTTTCTGATGTTGGCCTTCACCCGGGCCAGCAGTTCCAGGGAATTGACCGGTTTTACCAGGTAATCATCCACCCCCATGTAAAAGCTCTTGACCTTGGTCTTAAGGTCGCCCAGGGCGGTGATGATGATCACCGGAACGTCCTTGGTAACGGTGTCCTCTTTCAACTGCTTCAGCAGGTCCAGCCCGCTGATCCCCGGCAGCATCAGGTCCAGCAGGATCAGGTCGGGGATGGCGGCCTGCAGGTACTTCTGGGCCTCCTCGCCGTCGGGAGCAATGTCCACTATGTAGCCCCCGGTGCCCAGTATTGTCTTGCAGATGTTGGTGATCCGCTCGTCGTCCTCCACTATCAGAATGTGGCTGCGGTATGAGGAAAGCACCTTTTTGATGTGAACCGGCATCGGCTGGCGTCCGCTGATCTCCTTAAGCTGATCCTGAAGCTTTTTCAGTTTTATCAGGGAATGCACCCGGGCCAGCATCTCCTGCAGGTTGAAGGGCTTGGTCAAAAAGTCGTCGGCTCCGCTCTCCAGACCCTGAACCTTGTCCTCCACGCTGCCCAGTCCGGTCACCAGCACTATGGGTATGCCTTCGGTGGCCGGGTTGGCTTTAAGCTTTTCGGTCACCTGGTAACCGTTCAGCTCCGGCATCATCACATCCAGCAGAATGACGTCGGGCAGGAAGCTGAGGGCCTTTTCCACCGCCTGGGCGCCGTTTACTGCCGATTCTATCTCGTAACCCTGGTCGCTTAAGGCTGCGATGAAGAAGTTGACTATGGTGGGCTCGTCGTCGGCCACCAGCACTTTGGGCTTTGGATCCTGGTTCATGGCATCCCCTTTTGTGGTTAGTGTCTTTAGTTAGTTTAACCTCAACCCCTTCCCCCTTCTCTTTATAAGAGAAGGGGCAGGGGATGAGTTCGTAGTATTTACCCCGAATTATTATCCGCTGGCTGAGCTGTTAGGCTGAGCATGCCGAAGCCCTGTCGAAGTCAGCGCTGTCTTTACCGCCGTCAACAGCTCCATCACCTGCACCGGCTTTGACAGATACTGGCTGATCCCCAAGCTAGCCGCCCGCACCCGGTCGGCCGCCTCGACCACTCCGCTGATGAAGATAATGGGGATATCCCTGGTGGCAGGGTTGCCTCTTACCGCTTCGGCCAGCTCAAACCCGTCCATGCCCGGCAGTATGGCGTCGGTGATCAACAGGTCGGGAAATACCTGATGCACCTTGTCCAGAGCCTCTCTCCCGTTTTCAGAAGTTACAATTTGGTAACCGGCTTCCTCTAAAATGGACTGGTAAACCCAGTTAAGGTTAGAGTCGTCCTCGGCCACCAATATTTTGCAGGTGTTTGCCATGGTACTGGCTCCTTATGTTTGTTTTTAAGCAATTCTGCCAGGTCATCCGACCTCTTCTCCCTCGGTCTTGTTCT is a window encoding:
- a CDS encoding response regulator, coding for MNQDPKPKVLVADDEPTIVNFFIAALSDQGYEIESAVNGAQAVEKALSFLPDVILLDVMMPELNGYQVTEKLKANPATEGIPIVLVTGLGSVEDKVQGLESGADDFLTKPFNLQEMLARVHSLIKLKKLQDQLKEISGRQPMPVHIKKVLSSYRSHILIVEDDERITNICKTILGTGGYIVDIAPDGEEAQKYLQAAIPDLILLDLMLPGISGLDLLKQLKEDTVTKDVPVIIITALGDLKTKVKSFYMGVDDYLVKPVNSLELLARVKANIRKHMAQQELKYSLDETFQQSITDPLTGLYNRHYLDTVMDREVALFKRHGRMFSLMIMDIDNFKPINDNLGHLCGDQVLTGAARILKDEIRSSDLAVRYGGDEFIVIFSDTKEDQAMIIAQRIRAAVEQKKFIEGKDQTASVSIGLTQSSKQDNSGEDIIKRADDALYQAKRAGKNRVVSLFGS
- a CDS encoding response regulator produces the protein MANTCKILVAEDDSNLNWVYQSILEEAGYQIVTSENGREALDKVHQVFPDLLITDAILPGMDGFELAEAVRGNPATRDIPIIFISGVVEAADRVRAASLGISQYLSKPVQVMELLTAVKTALTSTGLRHAQPNSSASG